The following coding sequences lie in one Arachis stenosperma cultivar V10309 chromosome 5, arast.V10309.gnm1.PFL2, whole genome shotgun sequence genomic window:
- the LOC130980490 gene encoding uncharacterized protein LOC130980490, whose protein sequence is MPRRYITRSQGWRKQASKEPVQLNVDSSSDSYESAEDSLYKPHMPLDSLDSSGDNNDDVSPSSDRRKRKTASDKDKGKKKVVNDEDTSRPPSMDASDYEKEVDDDENEENLQLSFSDDSWKSDELKTPPDSEDEADPAANPIFNDAAKFGHVRLELGMEFTTRDAFKKGVRNYTLQEGRGVRYKKNDTTRCRVVCKNEDCPWMVFCSYSKPNGCWQIKTFNDDHTCERTFKNRCATRSWVTDILVKKIRKLPAFRHSEVFNYFKAKTGIQLSRTTITRALGDARKIVRGDEAAEYAKLRDYAEELLRSNPGSSVKLGVSPLPNGEGVFERFYVCLHGCKKGFVGGCRPLIGLDGAFLKTYYGGWLLCAMGQDANNHVYPIAWAIVHIENKDNWKWFLELLQEDIGDQTEHGWCFISDM, encoded by the exons ATGCCTAGAAGGTATATCACAAGATCACAAGGCTGGAGAAAACAAGCAAGCAAGGAGCCAGTTCAGTTGAATGTTGATAGCTCATCTGATTCTTATGAGTCTGCAGAGGACAGTTTATACAAGCCACACATGCCACTTGACTCTCTCGACTCAAGCGGTGACAACAATGATGATGTTAGTCCTAGCAGTGATAGGAGAAAAAGGAAGACTGCTAGTGACAAAGACAAAGGCAAGAAAAAGGTTGTTAATGATGAAGATACTTCTCGTCCCCCATCAATGGATGCATCTGATTATGAAAAGGAGGTAGATGATGATGAGAACGAAGAAAACTTGCAAT TGTCTTTCTCTGATGATAGCTGGAAGTCTGATGAACTGAAGACTCCACCAGACTCTGAAGATGAAGCAGACCCAGCTGCGAATCCCATCTTCAATGATGCTGCCaagtttggacatgtgagattAGAGCTAGGTATGGAGTTTACCACTAGGGATGCCTTTAAGAAAGGGGTTAGAAATTATACATTGCAAGAGGGTAGGGGTGTAAGGTACAAGAAAAATGATACTACTAGATGTAGGGTGGTATGCAAGAATGAAGATTGTCCCTGGATGGTGTTTTGTTCTTATAGCAAACCGAATGGATGTTGGCAGATTAAGACCTTTAATGATGATCATACATGTGAGAGAACTTTCAAGAATAGATGTGCAACTAGGTCTTGGGTAACTGACATACTTGTTAAGAAGATTAGGAAGCTCCCAGCTTTTAGACACAGTGAGGTCTTTAATTACTTTAAAGCAAAAACTGGAATACAACTGTCTAGGACTACAATTACAAGAGCTTTGGGTGATGCAAGGAAAATAGTGAGGGGTGATGAAGCTGCTGAGTATGCTAAACTCAGAGATTATGCGGAGGAGCTGTTGAGGTCTAATCCGGGCTCAAGTGTCAAGTTAGGTGTTAGTCCATTGCCTAACGGAGAAGGTGTCTTCGAAAGGTTTTATGTGTGTTTGCATGGATGCAAGAAAGGTTTTGTGGGTGGCTGCAGACCCTTGATAGGACTTGATGGGGCTTTTTTGAAGACCTATTATGGAGGATGGCTGTTGTGCGCCATGGGTCAGGATGCGAACAATCATGTGTATCCAATTGCATGGGCAATTGTTCATATTGAGAACAAAGACAACTGGAAGTGGTTCTTGGAGCTCTTGCAGGAAGACATTGGAGATCAGACAGAGCATGGTTGGTGCTTCATCTCTGATATGTAG
- the LOC130980489 gene encoding uncharacterized protein LOC130980489, which yields MGGGEKSQSSSSRNNAAGRPYGNKGMRNRGGKNGVFCYCGLRTVMKHSTTAENPGRPFYGCPNYEYGIHCNFFRWADGCEDQVSAAPIPLEVLHELSWRMTTLESDVRTVKMMTMMLLAFVVTFGVCLGFSLLGFIFNK from the exons ATGGGTGGTGGCGAGAAAAGCCAAAGTAGCTCAAGTAGGAACAACGCCGCAGGCAGACCTTATGGCAACAAAGGAATGCGAAATAGGGGAGGTAAGAACGGTGTTTTCTGTTATTGCGGGCTTCGAACGGTGATGAAGCACTCAACAACTGCAGAAAATCCTGGTAGACCATTTTATGGTTGTCCGAACTATGAG TATGGAATTCACTGTAATTTTTTTCGCTGGGCTGATGGGTGTGAAGATCAAGTTTCTGCAGCACCCATTCCACTAGAAGTTTTGCATGAGTTAAGTTGGAGGATGACAACCTTGGAGAGTGATGTTAGGACCGTGAAGATGATGACAATGATGCTGCTGGCTTTTGTTGTTACttttggtgtgtgtttaggCTTTAGTTTGTTGGGGTTTATATTCAACAAATGA